In Oncorhynchus kisutch isolate 150728-3 linkage group LG5, Okis_V2, whole genome shotgun sequence, a genomic segment contains:
- the lamb3 gene encoding laminin subunit beta-3: MWILFQLAALTAVAATQRDCSRGACYPPMGDLLLGRDRQLHASSTCGLTGSEVFCTPFGQSKMKCCPCDSRNPSSQLAHTIQDVLSTAGPNRWWQARKDVSPVTVQLDLQNLFQLDTLILTFKGPRPSSLVVERTLDNGKTWQPALYMASDCRSAFPGIAMITPRSLDQTYCYTLPPATTNPYQDQTIQFSPLRQFSTISVPNGQKIQEVSGLSGLRVRMTNLGAVPRLPGRAPSLFYALREMRVMGTCLCHGHANRCLPDTNQLPNTQVSAQCECQHNTAGINCERCADLYNDLPWRPAEEGDTHTCKRCECNNHSQRCRFDPDVYESSGRRSGGMCESCLHHTTGPKCDRCAPGYQPNHRSSMDRPDACIRCHCSAEGVENGDQCDDVTGSCRCKANVDGSQCDRCKMGYYGLTASNPLGCNKCLCSKEGSLSSVCDPVSGQCPCQPHLQGLTCELCSHGYWNPSSPRGCEPCRCDPTNSHGDTCDQSTGQCQCRSGFGGRTCTECPDNTYGDPLIGCRSCQCAAGGTKPGGCDKRTGACRCRLGVTGARCDACTRGHCDSFPDCEVCPSCFFSLDSNIQNLTLGLERLSSRIPSLAGGSLPTSLGPRIRTLEATLTQIRDSLPLPPPSARQVNDALSQLRRLRVQLDQVDGDLSPQGRAPELGTQLDELQALLDGLGLVYNTKRDALRNSVNSNNAGAFSSIKDAYDASTDSAKSVDASGKTVDQSKAVRKDAIDLQNQVQPANTRDLEKLNHQLNTKPDLTPTAKQVCGSVRFAPCTPAQCDGELCPAEGAPPCGRGESCVGALPLGTRAVSDAEEVKDRLKQLNGKITQAAAQIQETQDTANKVRQSTDNLDNQMRRARDDLDADLQETRDFVKELKDFLSDPSSDPTHISTVSEWILNAKLPVSLATLKRKLQEIRDLAAGLPDSTAVLDQAGPQLDIARRLLQEARDARDAALGVKADVDGLLEGFTTVEGSLSGLEEKVQESLDIVDDISSNLTQTKAQLSPVVKALGEVSVLAEGMKPQLEGLRALVRSGDMLAQNATEEADKAKREADAAAKELASLEKQLEQLRAAERTSGRGDGTGTAGARLQKLQEEAGSLAQDTGDMIKALAGKADSLHSLQDEVLLKSQRLTGLEAKLLDLLADMRQKVTIFSTCQG; encoded by the exons tCGAAGATGAAGTGTTGTCCCTGTGACTCCAGGAACCCATCCAGTCAGTTGGCTCACACCATCCAGGATGTTCTATCCACTGCTGGCCCCAACAGGTGGTGGCAGGCCAGGAAAG ACGTGAGTCCAGTCACCGTACAGTTGGACCTACAGAACCTGTTTCAGCTGGACACCCTCATTCTGACATTCAAG GGTCCTCGTCCCAGCTCGCTGGTGGTGGAGAGGACGCTGGATAACGGTAAAACATGGCAACCTGCTCTCTACATGGCCTCCGACTGCAGATCGGCCTTCCCTGGCATTGCCATGATTACGCCACGTTCCCTGGACCAGACGTATTGTTACACTCTGCCCCCCGCCACCACTAACCCCTACCAGGACCAGACG ATTCAATTCAGCCCCTTGCGTCAGTTCTCTACCATCAGCGTCCCCAATGGGCAGAAGATTCAAG AGGTATCAGGATTGTCAGGCCTGCGAGTGAGGATGACGAATCTGGGTGCTGTGCCCCGCCTGCCGGGCCGCGCTCCCTCTCTGTTCTACGCCCTCAGAGAGATGAGAGTGATGGGCACCTGCCTCTGCCACGGCCATGCCAACCGGTGTCTGCCAGATACTAACCAGCTACCTAACACACAG GTCAGTGCTCAGTGTGAAtgccaacacaacacagcaggTATAAACTGTGAGCGCTGTGCAGATCTTTACAACGACCTGCCCTGGAGACCTGCAGAGGAGGGGGACACACATACCTGCAAAC GTTGTGAATGTAACAACCATTCCCAGCGGTGCCGTTTCGACCCAGATGTGTATGAGTCGAGCGGACGGAGGAGTGGGGGTATGTGTGAGAGCTGTCTTCACCACACGACTGGACCCAAGTGTGACCGCTGTGCCCCTGGATACCAACCCAATCACCGGAGCAGCATGGACCGGCCTGATGCCTGCATAC GCTGTCATTGCAGTGCTGAGGGGGTGGAGAATGGGGATCAGTGTGATGACGTCACAGGGTCCTGTCGCTGTAAGGCCAATGTTGATGGATCGCAATGTGACCGCTGCAAGATGGGATACTACGGTCTGACCGCCTCCAACCCTCTGGGCTGCAACA aGTGCCTGTGCAGTAAAGAGGGCTccctgtccagtgtgtgtgaccCTGTGAGTGGTCAGTGTCCTTGCCAACCTCATCTCCAGGGGCTGACCTGTGAGCTGTGTTCCCATGGTTACTGGAATCCATCCTCTCCCCGTGGTTGTGAGCCCTGTCGCTGTGACCCCACCAACTCCCACGGTGACACCTGTGACCAGAGTACGGGTCAGTGCCAGTGCAGGTCAGGGTTCGGAGGTCGTACCTGTACAGAATGTCCTGACAACACCTACGGAGACCCACTCATTGGCTGCAGAT CGTGTCAGTGTGCTGCTGGGGGCACAAAGCCAGGAGGCTGTGATAAGCGTACGGGGGCCTGCCGGTGCCGGCTGGGTGTCACAGGTGCCCGTTGCGATGCCTGTACCCGTGGCCACTGTGACTCCTTCCCTGACTGTGAGGTCTGCCCCTCCTGCTTTTTCTCTCTGGACTCAAACATCCAGAACCTCACCCTGGGCCTGGAGAGACTCTCCTCCAGGATTCCCTCTCTTGCTGGGGGCTCGTTACCTACCAGTCTGGGTCCCCGCATCAGAACCCTGGAGGCCACTCTCACCCAGATACGAGACTCTCTCCCACTGCCACCTCCCTCTGCCCGACAAGTCAACGACGCCCTCTCTCAGCTCCGCAGGCTAAG GGTCCAGTTGGATCAGGTGGATGGAGATTTGTCACCCCAAGGCCGAGCCCCTGAGCTAGGCACGCAGCTGGACGAACTCCAGGCTCTACTGGACGGCCTGGGTCTGGTGTACAACACCAAGAGAGATGCTCTCAGGAACTCTGTCAACTCCAACAATGCAG GGGCCTTTTCTTCCATAAAGGATGCCTATGACGCGTCAACTGACTCTGCCAAAAGTGTTGATGCTAGTGGGAAGACTGTAGACCAGTCAAAAGCAGTCAGAAAAGACGCCATTGACCTCCAGAACCAGGTCCAACCAGCCAACACCAGAGACCTGGAGAAACTCAACCACCAGCTGAACACCAAACCTGACCTCACACCCACTGCCAAGCAG GTGTGTGGCAGCGTGCGCTTTGCCCCCTGTACCCCTGCTCAGTGTGATGGTGAGCTGTGCCCTGCAGAGGGGGCGCCCCCCTGTGGCCGTGGAGAGAGTTGCGTCGGGGCTCTGCCTCTGGGGACCCGGGCTGTGAGTGATGCTGAGGAGGTGAAAGACAGACTGAAGCAGCTCAATGGGAAGATCACACAGGCCGCTGCACAG ATCCAGGAAACACAGGACACAGCCAATAAGGTCAGACAGTCCACAGACAATCTGGACAATCAGATGAGGCGGGCCAGGGATGACCTGGATGCAGATCTGCAGGAGACAAGAGACTTTGTTAAAGAGCTGAAGGACTTCCTGTCAG acccATCATCAGACCCGACACACATCAGCACAGTGAGTGAGTGGATCCTGAATGCCAAGCTGCCTGTCAGTCTGGCAACTCTGAAGAGGAAGCTccaggagatcagagacctggcggCAGGACTCCCAGACAGCACTGCGGTGTTGGACCAGGCTGGACCACAGCTGGACATCGCCCGGCGCCTGCTACAGGAGGCCCGGGACGCCAG GGACGCAGCGCTGGGTGTGAAGGCTGATGTTGACGGGCTGTTGGAGGGCTTCACTACAGTGGAGGGCTCCCTCTCTGGCCTGGAGGAAAAAGTGCAGGAGAGCCTGGACATAGTGGATGACATCAGCAGCAACCTCACACAG ACCAAGGCCCAGTTGTCTCCAGTGGTGAAGGCGCTAGGGGAGGTGTCTGTCCTGGCTGAGGGGATGAAGCCTCAGCTGGAGGGGCTCAGGGCTCTGGTGCGCTCTGGAGATATGCTGGCCCAGAATGCAACAGAAGAGGCCGATAAAGCTAAGAGGGAGGCAGACGCTGCGGCCAAG GAGCTGGCATCCCTGGAGAAGCAGCTGGAGCAGCTGCGTGCTGCAGAGAGGACCAGTGGGCGTGGCGATGGGACGGGGACAGCAGGGGCTCGTCTCCAGAAGCTGCAGGAGGAGGCTGGTTCTCTGGCCCAGGACACTGGAGACATGATAAAGGCACTAGCAG